A stretch of the Panicum virgatum strain AP13 chromosome 9N, P.virgatum_v5, whole genome shotgun sequence genome encodes the following:
- the LOC120690997 gene encoding kelch repeat-containing protein At3g27220-like, which produces MARPAAKARPPKHLVALAVVAVLGLVLVVDFLWASSTSSAWSSAAWSSRLNLSTSLAVEAPPVAKENKKDKKPVGSMDINATFADLPAPELKWEEMAEAPVVRLDGAAIQIKNRLYVFAGYGTINHVHSHVDIYNFSDNTWGGRFDMPKDMAHSHLGMVTDGRFIYVVTGQYGPQCRGPTAQNFVLDTETKEWHDLPPLPVPRYAPATQLWRGRLHVMGGSKEDRHEPGLEHWSLAVKDGKALEKEWRSEIPIPLGGPHRACVVANDKLLVIGGQEGDFMAKPGSPIFKCVRRSEVVYSNVYMLDGMTWKELPPMPKPDSHIEFAWVNVNNSLIIAGGTTDKHPITKKMVLVGEVFRFNLDTLEWSVIGRLPFRIKTTLVGYWDGWLYFTSGQRDKGPKDPSPKKVVGCMFRTKLHL; this is translated from the exons atggcgaggccggcggcgaaggcgcgGCCGCCGAAGCACCTGGTggcgctcgccgtcgtcgccgtcctCGGCCTCGTGCTCGTCGTCGACTTCCTCTGGGCttcgtccacctcctccgcctggTCCTCCGCCGCCTGGTCCTCCAGGCTTAACCTCTCGACCAGCCTCGCCGTGGAGGCGCCGCCCGTCGCGAAGGAG AATAAGAAGGACAAGAAGCCTGTAGGTTCGATGGACATAAATGCAACTTTTGCAGACTTACCAGCTCCAGAATTAAAATGGGAGGAGATGGCTGAAGCACCTGTCGTACGTTTGGATGGTGCTGCTATACAGATTAAGAATCGCTTATATGTCTTTGCTGGATATGGCACAATTAACCAT GTGCATTCTCATGTTGATATATACAATTTCTCGGATAATACATGGGGTGGAAGATTTGATATGCCCAAGGACATGGCACATTCACATCTGGGGATGGTTACTGATGGAAGATTCATCTATGTGGTAACTGGACAGTATGGTCCGCAATGTAGGGGGCCTACAGCTCAAAATTTTGTATTGGACACAGAAACAAAAGAATGGCATGATTTGCCTCCATTGCCAGTTCCTAG ATATGCTCCAGCAACTCAACTATGGAGAGGCAGACTTCATGTGATGGGTGGCAGCAAGGAGGATAGGCATGAGCCTGGGCTTGAACATTGGAGCCTCGCAGTAAAGGATGGGAAAGCATTGGAGAAAGAGTGGAGGAGTGAGATACCAATACCACTTGGAGGTCCTCATAG GGCTTGTGTTGTTGCAAATGATAAACTCCTTGTTATTGGTGGTCAAGAAGGTGATTTCATGGCCAAGCCTGGGTCTCCTATATTTAAGTGTGTTAGAAGAAGTGAG GTTGTGTATAGCAATGTTTATATGCTTGATGGGATGACGTGGAAGGAACTCCCACCTATGCCAAAACCAGATTCCCATATAGAGTTTGCTTGGGTGAATGTCAACAATTCTCTCATTATTGCTGGAGGTACCACTGATAAGCACCCAATAACCAAAAAGATGGTTTTGGTTGGTGAAGTATTTCGGTTCAATCTGGACACACTG GAATGGAGTGTGATTGGGCGGTTACCATTCCGAATCAAGACCACGTTGGTAGGATACTGGGATGGATGGCTGTATTTCACTTCTGGGCAACGAGACAAAGGACCGAAAGACCCATCTCCTAAAAAGGTTGTCGGGTGCATGTTTAGAACTAAGTTGCATCTGTGA